The Exiguobacterium acetylicum genome includes a window with the following:
- a CDS encoding sensor histidine kinase, with protein sequence MKLFLRHAIPGILFFTGQMLILYAVLWLYDLYRPAAFFYIVLLNSIGLLIYLSYRFFSMLPLLRRMQQPVQSVAEPIRSDSEEPISVAVEQFLERQQTLFRNSLFAERRKEKERHRYVDQWIHQMKTPLSVIELILEHPGEHYQADLRQEVDRLRSGLDQMLYSSRLEAIETDLKAEQLSLKPLVTSIINQEKRLFVKNQVFPKLDIAEDVYVYTDAKWFRFLVLQLVTNAIKYTTGHGREVVLSAEEIKGQVILSVRDDGVGIPKRDVPRVFNAFFTGENGRRYGESTGMGLYFVQQVCLKLGHEIELESEEGVGTTCRIRLVGGRAHD encoded by the coding sequence ATGAAGCTCTTTTTACGGCACGCGATACCAGGCATCCTCTTCTTTACTGGACAGATGTTGATTTTATACGCCGTCTTATGGCTCTATGATCTGTACCGTCCGGCAGCCTTCTTTTATATCGTGCTCTTGAACAGTATCGGTCTTCTGATTTATCTCAGTTACCGTTTCTTCAGCATGCTTCCGCTGCTACGGCGGATGCAACAGCCGGTTCAGTCGGTTGCAGAACCGATTCGTAGTGATAGCGAAGAACCGATTTCCGTTGCGGTCGAACAATTTTTAGAGCGACAACAGACGCTGTTTCGAAACAGTTTGTTCGCTGAGCGCCGCAAGGAAAAGGAACGGCATCGCTACGTCGACCAATGGATTCACCAGATGAAGACGCCGTTATCCGTCATCGAGCTGATCCTTGAACACCCTGGGGAGCACTATCAAGCGGATTTACGACAAGAGGTCGATCGGTTGCGTAGTGGTCTTGATCAGATGCTTTATTCGTCACGTTTAGAAGCGATCGAGACGGACTTAAAGGCAGAACAATTGTCATTGAAGCCGCTCGTCACGAGCATCATCAATCAGGAAAAGCGATTGTTCGTTAAAAATCAGGTCTTTCCGAAACTCGATATCGCAGAGGATGTGTATGTCTACACGGATGCGAAGTGGTTCCGTTTCCTTGTCCTACAACTCGTGACGAATGCGATTAAATATACGACGGGACACGGACGAGAAGTCGTTCTGTCAGCAGAAGAGATTAAAGGGCAAGTCATTCTTTCCGTTCGAGATGACGGCGTCGGTATCCCGAAACGAGACGTTCCTCGCGTCTTTAATGCGTTCTTTACGGGTGAGAACGGACGACGATACGGGGAATCGACCGGGATGGGATTGTATTTCGTCCAGCAAGTCTGCTTGAAGCTTGGGCACGAGATCGAACTTGAGAGTGAGGAAGGTGTCGGCACGACATGCCGGATTCGATTAGTAGGAGGTCGCGCACATGATTGA
- a CDS encoding response regulator transcription factor translates to MHTILLVEDDMKIAALLKELLERYDFKVVVEDGRGDVVATYEEANPDVILLDVNLPKFDGFYWCRQLRMKTRAPILFISARVGEMDQVMALEYGADDYIVKPFQGAVVIAKIKSQIRRAYGTLSNETDERTVTKAGVTLYLDRYIVEYGEQSIELSKKEGLILEMLLTASPRIVSRGDLLERIWDDEAFVDENTLNVNITRVRKRLAEIGVAGLETVRGVGYKLVLEP, encoded by the coding sequence ATGCATACGATTTTATTAGTCGAAGATGATATGAAGATTGCTGCATTATTGAAAGAACTACTCGAACGATATGATTTTAAAGTAGTCGTTGAAGATGGACGAGGGGACGTCGTTGCGACGTATGAGGAAGCGAATCCGGACGTCATTCTCCTAGACGTTAACTTACCGAAGTTTGACGGCTTCTATTGGTGCCGACAATTGCGGATGAAAACGCGGGCACCAATCTTGTTCATCTCGGCACGGGTCGGGGAGATGGATCAAGTGATGGCGCTCGAATATGGTGCGGATGACTACATCGTCAAACCGTTCCAAGGTGCCGTCGTCATTGCAAAGATCAAAAGTCAGATTCGCCGGGCATATGGCACCTTGTCGAACGAGACGGACGAGCGGACAGTGACGAAAGCGGGTGTCACGCTGTACTTGGATCGTTATATCGTCGAGTATGGGGAGCAGTCGATCGAGTTGTCGAAAAAAGAAGGGTTGATCCTTGAGATGTTGTTGACGGCAAGTCCGCGGATCGTCAGTCGAGGAGACTTACTCGAACGGATTTGGGATGATGAGGCATTCGTCGATGAGAATACATTGAACGTCAACATCACCCGCGTCCGTAAACGACTCGCCGAGATTGGTGTTGCAGGTCTTGAGACGGTGCGGGGTGTCGGCTATAAACTGGTTCTTGAGCCATGA
- a CDS encoding ABC transporter permease, with protein MSINYLQYALRNIRRYQRLYYGYALTIIIAMTIVTSYWNLLTNGSFQNVAKVLSQLNQVIEMTIFFVFIAELIILFFSVLFIYSTTYTMLEHRKNDLRTMRTLGSGLSHFLKYFLIEVLIVGGLAITAGMVLGNVLTKMLLLSVVKVMFLPSIEFELSFYAILALIGGAFLVLLTATVLAIYRFRPDRPTRLRSPFRKRVWVLTQIGALLLLIYSYALAFVRTEGFYIFFPLVIFIGSFFICRYILPWMTKLYRPRRLSLRKLIVSEIANQLRTNSTLIALGTILTSCALTAVGLVFLFQLIGFDLSSQNQFGLVYYEESAQQTKRLKEVKQTMMEAFPERYQQDVRLKSKGTRYVLPISSYNGMMRHLNLPERTVTGRQSFFVPARPVQLEENTPTMKKAKQAMEKADFELLPPSSHDLVFGYNYQIETLFVVSDEVFQTLKQPVRQIVVFDTPSYQDYGTEDWKQWMKIVRNIQSTAKLDEKQSVPYQLINETEDEIDGIRIVRLVTFVVILLTVWLFVINASFLHVWMQMTAEQEQKRMKTLFALGFGSGNIRRYLLMKYGAVLLIPYLISVFHAFLLFQVVVTQAGLQVGSFLNLALFWISIVTIGYFLSVLPIWLRYPRHLFRKSSESSMYPTPDSRV; from the coding sequence ATGAGCATCAATTATCTGCAATACGCCCTACGTAATATCCGGCGTTATCAGCGATTGTATTACGGTTATGCCTTGACGATCATCATCGCGATGACGATTGTGACGAGTTACTGGAACTTGTTGACGAATGGATCGTTTCAAAACGTCGCTAAGGTTCTCAGTCAATTGAACCAAGTCATCGAGATGACGATTTTCTTCGTCTTCATCGCAGAGCTGATCATCCTCTTCTTCAGCGTCCTGTTCATCTACTCGACGACGTATACGATGCTTGAGCACCGTAAGAATGATCTACGGACGATGCGGACGCTTGGGAGTGGGTTGTCACACTTCTTGAAGTATTTTTTAATTGAAGTCTTAATCGTGGGTGGTCTCGCGATTACAGCGGGGATGGTTCTCGGGAATGTCTTGACGAAGATGCTGTTGCTATCCGTCGTCAAAGTTATGTTCTTACCATCCATCGAGTTCGAGTTGTCCTTTTATGCGATTCTCGCCTTGATTGGCGGCGCCTTCTTAGTATTATTGACGGCAACGGTCCTCGCGATTTACCGTTTTCGTCCCGATCGACCGACTCGTTTACGTTCGCCTTTTCGAAAACGAGTCTGGGTTCTGACGCAAATCGGAGCGTTACTACTATTGATCTATAGTTATGCTTTAGCATTTGTTCGGACGGAAGGATTTTATATATTTTTTCCACTCGTCATCTTTATCGGGTCGTTCTTCATCTGTCGGTATATCTTGCCATGGATGACGAAGTTGTATCGGCCGCGGCGACTGTCGCTTCGCAAGCTGATTGTCTCAGAAATCGCCAATCAACTTCGAACGAATAGTACATTGATTGCCCTCGGAACGATTTTGACGTCGTGTGCATTGACGGCAGTCGGACTCGTCTTCTTATTTCAATTAATCGGATTCGACTTGTCGTCACAAAACCAGTTCGGTTTAGTCTATTACGAGGAATCCGCGCAACAAACGAAACGATTAAAAGAAGTCAAACAGACGATGATGGAGGCGTTTCCGGAGCGTTATCAACAAGATGTTCGACTAAAATCAAAGGGCACACGTTATGTCTTACCGATCTCGTCTTATAACGGAATGATGCGTCACTTGAATCTCCCGGAGCGAACGGTGACCGGACGACAAAGTTTCTTCGTTCCAGCGCGTCCAGTCCAACTCGAGGAGAATACACCAACGATGAAAAAAGCGAAGCAAGCGATGGAGAAAGCCGATTTCGAGTTGCTTCCACCGTCTTCGCATGATTTAGTGTTTGGATACAATTATCAAATTGAAACACTATTTGTCGTCAGTGACGAAGTCTTTCAAACACTCAAGCAACCCGTTCGCCAAATCGTCGTCTTCGATACACCATCCTATCAGGATTACGGTACCGAGGACTGGAAACAGTGGATGAAAATCGTCCGGAACATTCAGTCGACGGCAAAACTCGACGAGAAACAATCGGTTCCGTATCAACTGATCAACGAGACGGAAGATGAAATCGATGGGATTCGAATCGTTCGGCTCGTCACGTTCGTCGTCATTCTCTTAACGGTCTGGTTGTTCGTCATCAACGCGAGCTTTTTGCATGTATGGATGCAGATGACGGCGGAACAGGAACAAAAGCGGATGAAGACATTGTTTGCACTTGGGTTTGGTTCGGGCAATATCCGTCGCTACTTGTTAATGAAGTATGGCGCTGTCTTGCTCATCCCGTATCTGATTTCCGTCTTTCATGCCTTCTTATTGTTTCAAGTCGTCGTGACGCAAGCCGGATTACAGGTCGGATCATTTCTAAACTTAGCACTGTTTTGGATCAGTATCGTTACGATCGGCTATTTCCTGAGCGTCTTACCGATTTGGTTACGCTACCCGCGTCATCTGTTTCGGAAATCATCCGAAAGTTCGATGTATCCAACACCAGATTCAAGGGTATGA
- a CDS encoding ABC transporter ATP-binding protein: MLEIKQITKRFGDFTAVDALTIEVPRGQIFGLLGANGAGKTTTFRMLLGLLQPTEGSITWNGERIPTSKIGYLPEERGLYPKVRVDEQLLFLAELRDMKRKDAKQALTEWLEYFQIPQYEKMRVEQLSKGNQQKIQLISAVLHKPELLILDEPFSGLDPVNAEQLKRAVKKLTVDGTTIVFSSHRMDHVEELCEHVAILDHGKPVVAGYLPDIKAGYGKTRVLLTTDAPPLLWDSLPGVLQIESDNNGHIVQVSSKEVADQLLQHIVSQGHHVDRFVWDQLSLQDIFIEEVGKRYEP; this comes from the coding sequence ATGTTAGAAATCAAACAAATCACGAAGCGTTTCGGCGATTTTACAGCCGTAGATGCTCTGACGATCGAGGTGCCACGCGGGCAAATCTTTGGTTTGCTTGGTGCGAACGGTGCCGGGAAGACAACGACGTTCCGAATGCTGCTCGGTCTACTGCAACCGACTGAAGGTTCGATCACCTGGAACGGAGAGCGCATTCCGACTTCAAAAATCGGATACCTTCCGGAAGAACGAGGTCTCTATCCAAAAGTCCGCGTTGACGAACAATTGCTATTCCTCGCAGAACTCCGTGATATGAAACGGAAAGATGCGAAACAAGCATTAACGGAATGGCTCGAGTATTTCCAAATTCCACAGTATGAAAAAATGCGCGTCGAACAACTCTCAAAAGGAAATCAACAAAAAATCCAGTTGATTTCTGCCGTCCTACATAAACCAGAACTCCTGATTTTAGATGAACCGTTCAGCGGACTTGATCCAGTCAACGCGGAACAATTAAAACGTGCTGTCAAAAAGTTGACCGTCGATGGAACGACGATCGTCTTCTCAAGTCACCGAATGGATCACGTCGAAGAACTCTGTGAACACGTCGCGATTCTCGATCATGGAAAACCCGTCGTTGCCGGCTATCTTCCTGACATCAAGGCAGGCTACGGAAAAACACGCGTTCTCTTGACGACAGATGCCCCACCGCTCCTCTGGGATAGCTTGCCGGGTGTCCTCCAAATCGAGTCGGACAACAACGGTCATATCGTCCAAGTCTCTTCCAAAGAGGTGGCTGATCAACTTCTCCAACATATCGTCAGCCAAGGACACCATGTCGATCGGTTCGTCTGGGATCAACTATCGCTGCAGGATATCTTCATCGAGGAGGTCGGAAAACGTTATGAACCGTAA
- a CDS encoding helix-turn-helix domain-containing protein translates to MLDHSPYRGYGDRIRILRERAGITIEQLAERLGVAPYFIRRTELSEVYPTKPYIEALADVLNIDPSYLARHIWTGESLKFIMQQNTPLEEMKLAYEQTLGQDGTWVEEQLEERMRLFDLMYDEDVKRIEQTMSATEQRIFHELVEAVMEAGELQRDQAEETYELFEDKLPSMMQLDEYLDRMTNGVSLPASTYYADYSDRKSRSRYHRK, encoded by the coding sequence ATGCTAGACCATTCACCATATCGGGGTTACGGTGACCGGATTCGTATTTTACGAGAGCGTGCCGGGATTACGATCGAACAGTTAGCTGAACGACTCGGTGTCGCGCCGTATTTCATTCGACGGACGGAGCTCAGCGAAGTCTATCCAACGAAACCCTATATCGAAGCATTGGCGGACGTCTTAAATATCGATCCAAGTTATTTGGCACGGCATATCTGGACAGGGGAGTCGTTGAAGTTCATCATGCAACAGAACACACCGCTTGAAGAGATGAAGCTTGCTTATGAGCAGACGCTCGGACAAGACGGAACGTGGGTCGAGGAGCAGCTCGAGGAGCGGATGCGCCTGTTTGATTTGATGTATGACGAAGACGTCAAACGAATCGAGCAGACGATGAGTGCGACAGAGCAACGAATCTTCCATGAGCTTGTCGAAGCTGTGATGGAAGCAGGGGAATTACAACGCGATCAAGCAGAAGAGACGTATGAATTGTTTGAGGATAAATTGCCATCGATGATGCAACTCGACGAGTACTTGGACCGGATGACGAACGGTGTATCGTTACCGGCTTCTACCTACTATGCGGATTATAGTGATCGCAAAAGTCGATCGCGTTACCATCGCAAATAA
- a CDS encoding ABC transporter permease, which translates to MSLSKLAFQNLKNIRQNVMYLGAVTFAILIYYTFLAIRSNEAMLQANEMYGKLGTVFTGASVILALFSAIFIWYSSDFFLRRRKKEIGLYALLGLERGQIARLIFLETMGYGAIGLILGIAIGTVASKYFVQLLASVMVMQVDASFTISFASVGQTIGVFLLIFLIIALRSARIIYRFTLIELFKAEQQAESLPKVHPILAVLSVGLIGVGYYLTGQPLMDHFTIVAPLLMLCVILGTFGTMSYFTIFLLRLLSNQARHFKGTNLILHGQLLSRIKSNAVMLSTITVITAVTLTTVGTATSIYYFIDQTVEEQMPYSLSIASKQAEAEKRIAKSDQKIDSRTMVNVKNVDHKMTELPNPLTFTRYYQTYAYEDQPGQFSYVNYSDYVKLAKANGKSVIAEPKQGEAIVLETFKGNDLLKMKVESPIGVEIKDVHASFRITAATNLPIAQLYEKQRLAFVVSDDAFAKMPEKGFTLTNYQFSDERHDDGLMKQLTQLYGKQADTEMAAYYPVYAMTTATTGLLAFAAGFLGLVFLLATGSIIYFKMLAEAEESKQRFAIIQKIGVDEKEQTGIIRRLVGFVFSLPYVLGLVHSVVAMQVLQKLLNYNIVRPTLLAIICYTIVYLIYYIVTVRAYRRIVT; encoded by the coding sequence GTGAGCTTGTCTAAACTAGCATTTCAAAATCTAAAGAACATTCGTCAAAACGTCATGTACCTCGGTGCAGTCACGTTCGCAATCCTGATTTACTATACGTTCCTTGCCATTCGATCCAATGAAGCAATGCTTCAGGCAAATGAAATGTACGGAAAACTAGGAACGGTCTTTACGGGAGCAAGCGTCATCCTCGCGCTCTTCTCTGCCATCTTCATCTGGTATTCGAGTGACTTCTTCTTACGTCGCCGCAAGAAAGAAATTGGACTCTATGCGTTGCTCGGTCTAGAACGAGGACAGATTGCACGCTTAATCTTCCTTGAGACGATGGGGTACGGTGCAATTGGTCTGATTCTCGGAATCGCGATCGGAACGGTGGCTTCGAAATATTTCGTTCAGTTGCTGGCTTCTGTCATGGTGATGCAAGTCGACGCGTCGTTTACGATTAGTTTTGCGTCCGTCGGTCAGACGATTGGTGTCTTCTTGTTGATTTTCTTGATCATCGCTTTGCGTTCGGCACGGATAATCTATCGTTTTACATTGATTGAACTGTTCAAGGCAGAACAACAAGCAGAATCACTACCGAAAGTGCACCCGATTCTTGCCGTGCTATCCGTCGGATTGATCGGCGTCGGATACTACTTGACGGGACAACCACTGATGGATCACTTCACGATCGTTGCCCCGCTCTTGATGCTTTGTGTCATCCTCGGAACGTTCGGAACAATGAGTTACTTCACGATTTTCTTATTACGCCTTTTAAGTAATCAAGCACGACATTTTAAAGGAACGAACTTAATTTTACACGGGCAACTCTTGTCACGGATCAAATCGAATGCCGTCATGCTGTCGACGATCACGGTCATTACCGCTGTGACATTGACGACAGTCGGTACAGCGACGTCGATCTATTACTTCATCGATCAGACCGTCGAAGAACAAATGCCATACAGTCTGTCGATTGCAAGTAAACAGGCAGAAGCAGAAAAACGGATTGCGAAGTCCGATCAAAAGATCGACAGCCGGACGATGGTCAACGTCAAGAACGTCGATCACAAGATGACCGAGCTTCCGAATCCGCTGACGTTCACACGTTATTATCAGACCTATGCTTACGAAGATCAGCCAGGGCAATTTAGTTACGTCAATTACTCGGATTACGTGAAGCTTGCAAAAGCCAATGGGAAATCGGTCATCGCAGAGCCAAAGCAAGGCGAAGCGATCGTCCTTGAGACATTCAAAGGAAATGATTTATTGAAGATGAAAGTCGAATCACCGATTGGTGTTGAAATCAAGGATGTTCATGCGTCCTTTCGCATCACCGCTGCGACGAATTTACCGATCGCTCAACTTTATGAGAAACAGCGGCTTGCCTTCGTCGTAAGCGATGATGCCTTTGCGAAGATGCCGGAAAAAGGCTTTACGCTGACGAATTATCAGTTCTCCGACGAACGTCATGATGATGGACTGATGAAACAGTTGACGCAACTTTATGGAAAACAAGCAGATACCGAGATGGCAGCATACTATCCTGTCTATGCGATGACGACAGCGACGACTGGATTACTCGCGTTCGCAGCGGGATTCCTTGGTCTTGTCTTCTTACTTGCAACTGGTTCGATCATCTACTTCAAGATGCTCGCAGAAGCCGAAGAATCAAAACAACGATTTGCGATCATCCAGAAAATCGGTGTCGATGAGAAGGAACAGACCGGTATCATCCGTCGTCTCGTTGGATTCGTCTTCTCTTTACCGTACGTCCTCGGACTCGTTCATAGTGTAGTTGCGATGCAAGTCTTGCAGAAACTGTTGAACTACAACATCGTCCGTCCGACGTTGCTTGCGATCATCTGTTATACGATCGTCTATCTCATCTATTACATCGTGACTGTTCGTGCTTATCGCCGTATCGTCACGTAA
- a CDS encoding ABC transporter permease, protein MNRKFLTLYRFNLLQKLRAKSFLISTVLMVLFLVGFGNIERILDWFSGDDPKVALVSELSTDLRPSLKKAGVTSDITTKDYTVAEARKAVDRGTFDAVAIVQDSYDVTLVSASPESELQTQVATVVKEVRDQAVITDAEIDPNVLASLAEPVPVKQELTSTGGKSEDELFAASALVYVLLFLMYFTIAIYGGMIVTEIANEKSSRVMELLISAASPIQHMLAKILSIATVSLVQLSILVGVGYYSAQSSSLFDQLSLDSLSARTIIYLFVFFLLGYFLYATLLAALGSLVSRVEDAQQVTLPVILLIVAAFMISMFSLNAPTNQAVVVLSFVPFFTPMVMFLRVMLTDVPFWQVAISLILMLISISLALFVGTKFYRGGVLFYGSNPLKQLRRILSGRR, encoded by the coding sequence ATGAACCGTAAATTCCTGACTTTATATCGCTTCAATCTACTCCAAAAATTGCGCGCTAAAAGCTTTTTGATTTCGACGGTCCTGATGGTCCTGTTCCTCGTCGGCTTCGGCAATATCGAACGGATTCTCGACTGGTTCTCGGGTGACGATCCGAAAGTTGCCCTCGTCAGTGAATTATCGACGGACCTTCGTCCTTCCTTGAAGAAGGCTGGTGTCACTTCAGATATCACAACGAAGGATTATACGGTCGCTGAAGCCCGAAAAGCAGTCGATCGAGGCACATTTGATGCCGTGGCGATCGTTCAGGATTCGTATGACGTAACACTCGTCAGTGCTAGTCCTGAATCTGAATTACAAACACAGGTCGCAACGGTCGTCAAAGAAGTCCGTGATCAAGCCGTCATCACGGACGCTGAAATCGATCCGAACGTTCTTGCTTCGCTCGCTGAACCCGTTCCCGTCAAACAAGAATTGACATCGACAGGTGGTAAAAGCGAGGATGAACTCTTTGCTGCCTCTGCCCTTGTCTATGTATTGCTGTTCTTGATGTATTTCACGATTGCCATTTACGGCGGGATGATCGTCACGGAAATCGCGAACGAAAAATCATCCCGTGTCATGGAGTTGTTGATTTCAGCAGCAAGTCCGATCCAACATATGCTCGCGAAGATTCTCTCGATCGCAACGGTCAGTCTCGTGCAGTTATCGATTCTCGTTGGCGTCGGCTACTACAGTGCCCAGAGTAGCAGTTTATTTGATCAGTTATCACTCGATTCCTTGAGTGCCCGGACGATCATTTATCTATTCGTCTTCTTCTTACTCGGATATTTCCTATATGCCACGTTACTCGCAGCACTCGGTTCGCTCGTCAGTCGCGTCGAGGATGCACAACAAGTCACGTTACCGGTCATCTTGTTGATTGTCGCTGCCTTCATGATCTCGATGTTTAGTCTAAATGCTCCAACGAACCAAGCCGTTGTCGTCTTGTCGTTCGTTCCGTTCTTTACACCGATGGTCATGTTCTTGCGCGTCATGTTGACCGATGTTCCATTTTGGCAAGTCGCGATTTCGCTCATCTTGATGCTAATCAGTATCTCGCTTGCCTTGTTCGTCGGAACAAAATTCTATCGGGGTGGCGTTCTATTCTACGGATCAAACCCACTCAAACAACTCCGTCGAATCTTAAGCGGTCGCCGGTAA
- a CDS encoding PTS sugar transporter subunit IIA, whose translation MGFLKKLFGGNDAGNAKIASALTGKIVNIENVPDQVFSQKMMGDGVAIEPTEGKVVSPINATVETIFPTKHAIGLKGEDGLELLIHVGLDTVNLKGEGFTAHVQSGDKVKAGDVLVEFDLDYIRANAPSTITPIIVTNHDQFTLSAVPAEGTSVVAGDTELFKATHK comes from the coding sequence ATGGGATTCTTAAAAAAATTGTTTGGTGGTAACGACGCAGGAAACGCGAAAATCGCTTCTGCACTTACAGGTAAAATCGTCAACATCGAGAACGTACCCGATCAAGTTTTCTCTCAAAAAATGATGGGCGACGGTGTCGCAATCGAACCAACAGAAGGTAAAGTCGTCTCGCCAATCAACGCGACGGTTGAAACAATCTTCCCAACAAAACACGCAATCGGTCTAAAAGGTGAAGACGGTCTTGAACTGTTGATCCACGTTGGTCTTGATACAGTCAACCTTAAAGGCGAAGGCTTCACAGCTCACGTCCAGTCAGGTGACAAAGTCAAAGCAGGAGATGTTCTCGTTGAGTTCGATCTTGACTACATCCGTGCGAACGCACCATCGACGATCACACCAATCATCGTGACGAACCACGATCAATTCACGCTTTCAGCTGTACCAGCTGAAGGAACTTCTGTTGTTGCAGGAGACACAGAGCTCTTCAAAGCAACACATAAATAA
- a CDS encoding ABC transporter ATP-binding protein, producing MIEVKQLGKVYPGKVTEQPLTDVNFRVEEGEMVAVMGPSGSGKSTLINLLATLDEPSWGSILIDGVDTATFKRKEMTRFRRETLGIIFQEFNLLDSLTLGENMLVPLMLSGKKAKHAREEMEELARRLQIEDLLDKQVDEVSGGQRQRTSIGRALIHTPRLMLADEPTGALDFQATKHVMDVLAELNATGMTMVIVTHDPQVASYCNHVLFLKDGSIQTELFRDEPRRIFFQRVIESLSLLGGDEHQLSAIRPT from the coding sequence ATGATTGAGGTCAAACAATTGGGGAAGGTGTACCCCGGAAAGGTGACGGAGCAACCGTTGACGGATGTGAATTTTCGAGTCGAAGAAGGTGAGATGGTCGCGGTCATGGGACCATCGGGTAGTGGAAAGTCGACGCTGATCAACTTGCTTGCGACACTCGATGAGCCAAGCTGGGGATCCATTCTGATCGATGGCGTCGATACAGCGACATTCAAACGAAAAGAGATGACGCGTTTTCGGCGCGAGACGCTTGGCATCATCTTTCAGGAGTTTAATTTACTCGACTCCTTAACGCTCGGTGAAAACATGCTCGTTCCGTTGATGTTGTCTGGGAAAAAAGCCAAGCACGCACGCGAAGAAATGGAAGAGTTGGCACGCCGTCTACAAATTGAGGATCTGCTTGATAAACAAGTCGATGAAGTCAGTGGTGGACAACGGCAGCGGACTTCGATCGGTCGCGCCTTGATTCATACACCACGTCTGATGCTCGCCGATGAACCGACGGGAGCACTCGATTTCCAAGCGACGAAACACGTCATGGACGTCCTAGCTGAATTGAATGCGACGGGAATGACGATGGTCATCGTGACACACGATCCGCAAGTCGCGTCATACTGTAACCATGTCTTATTCCTAAAAGATGGTAGCATTCAAACGGAGTTGTTCCGCGATGAGCCACGACGTATCTTTTTCCAACGGGTCATTGAATCACTATCGCTGTTAGGAGGGGATGAGCATCAATTATCTGCAATACGCCCTACGTAA
- a CDS encoding ABC transporter ATP-binding protein, which produces MKAILQAEQISKTYQTKTARHEALRPTTLSVHEGEFVSIMGPSGAGKSTLLNLLSTIDQPTDGSILINGADVTAMKEKQLARFRREQLGFIFQDFNLLDTMTVRENIALPLSLANVDKKTILERVERVARQLGINDLLDKRPVELSGGQKQRTAAARAIIHDPSLILADEPTGALDSKSATGLLEAMQALNDEGATILMVTHDPMTASYAERILFVKDGELFKEVHRFGSQKEFFEQIMEVQRELGGAVRELV; this is translated from the coding sequence ATGAAAGCAATCTTACAAGCAGAACAGATCTCAAAAACCTATCAAACGAAAACAGCGCGCCATGAAGCGCTGCGCCCGACGACACTTAGTGTCCATGAAGGAGAGTTCGTCAGCATCATGGGACCGTCCGGTGCTGGGAAATCGACGTTACTCAACTTGTTGTCGACGATCGATCAGCCGACGGACGGATCGATTTTAATCAATGGGGCAGACGTGACAGCGATGAAGGAAAAACAATTGGCACGTTTTCGTCGGGAGCAACTCGGCTTTATCTTCCAGGATTTCAATTTACTCGATACGATGACGGTCCGGGAAAACATCGCCTTACCACTATCACTCGCGAACGTTGATAAAAAAACAATTCTTGAACGGGTGGAACGTGTCGCTCGCCAACTAGGGATCAATGACTTACTGGATAAACGCCCCGTCGAACTATCAGGTGGACAAAAACAACGGACGGCTGCTGCCCGCGCGATCATCCACGATCCGTCACTTATCTTAGCGGACGAACCGACCGGTGCGCTTGACTCGAAGTCAGCGACAGGGTTACTTGAGGCGATGCAGGCGCTCAATGATGAAGGCGCAACGATCTTAATGGTAACGCATGATCCGATGACAGCGTCATATGCGGAACGGATTTTGTTCGTCAAGGACGGGGAGCTATTCAAGGAAGTCCATCGCTTCGGTTCGCAGAAGGAGTTCTTCGAACAGATCATGGAAGTTCAGCGCGAACTCGGAGGTGCCGTCCGTGAGCTTGTCTAA